In the Firmicutes bacterium CAG:345 genome, GTTAATATATTGCGATAAGGAAAAGTATTATACCTCATATCTATATATAATAACATACCTTTATCGAATTCGCTGCGTATAACTCTTCCTGCCGCCTGTAAAAACTTGTTGATACCAGGATAGACATAAGAATATAAATATCCTTGTTTTTCTTCATCATCGCTTGAATTTAAATCATAATAATTCTTCAAAGCATCATTTTCATAATTGACCATCGAAAGTCCTACTCCGATAATAATAGCACCGATCAAGCGATCATCAATCAAGTCAATTCCCTCAGAAAAGACTCCTCCAAGAACGACAAATCCAATATTTGTCTTTGTCGGATTTTTTTCAAAATGAGCAAGAAATTCTTCTCTTTTTTCAGTTGTCATACCTGCATCTTGAATATAGAAATTATAATTTTTTGAAAGAGGGAAAATATCTACAATTGCTGTCATATATTTATAACTAGGGAAAAAGACAAAATAATTACCTGTTTTTCCTCCAACAAAAGCCAAAATAGCTTGAATTATCTTTTTCTTGGTAAAATCACGATCTTTATAATATGTTGAAATATTTGTATTAACTAAAACCTTTAAATTTTCTACAGGAAAAGGTGAAGGCAAAAATAATTCTTCATGCTTTTCTTCAGCTTTTAATAAGTCTAGGAAAAAGTTTTGCGGAGTTAATGTTGCACTGAAGAAAGTTCCAGAAAGAAATATATTTTTTGCTGGGCGCATAAAAGGTCTTGAATCTAAACAATTCGCATTAAATTTTAATAATTTTCCATTTTCCGAGATTTCAAAAAAATAAGAATATGTTTCATCACTTTCTGGCAGACTCAAAAAACTTTTAGCCTTATAATAAACATCAAGAAATTGATCGGTGACATCTTTTCCACCTTCTTGCAAAAAATTTTTTCCTTCTTCTAAAAATTTATCTAAAACCAAAAACAATTCATCTGGTATTCCATCAACTTTCAAAACATTTCCGAAAAAATCTTCTTGTGGAAATTCATTGATATCTAAATTTAAAAAATAATCCATAACTTTTTTTATCAATCTATACATTTTTTTATGATTAAAAGATATAGCTCTAAAATCTTTATATAGCAAAAAGAAAGAATAAAAATCAATTTGACCACTATGCATATCACGAATTCTTGAAGGAAGATTATGCGCTTCATCTATAAGCAGATAATAATTTTTTGGTCCTTCATCAAAAAAACGAATAAGATGAGCTGTCGGATGAAAAAGGTGATTATAATCAGCAATAATTACATCATAAAAAGTTGAAAGATCCAGTTGAAATTCAAAAGGACAGACCTGATATCGATAAGATAAAGAGATTATATCTTGAAATCCTAAACAAGGATATTCTTGATAAATTGCATGAATAATAGCATTGACTTTTTGATAATAATCGACAGCAAAAGGACACTCATCAGGGTTGCAATGTCTTTTTTTATCATTGATGCAAAGGCTTTCTTTACTGTTAATAGTTATCGCATTGATAGTTACACCTTTAGTATTAAAAAATTTTATCGTCTCTAAAACAACTTTTTTTATAGAATTTTTACTGGTC is a window encoding:
- a CDS encoding dNA helicase Rad3 (product inferred by homology to UniProt), coding for MQKIISLSVHDIVDNILRSGSIDSRVFSSGTMQEGTRLHSVYQDEQSSVYQKEVSLSSTFTIGEYTFIVEGRADGIITDKNGKVTIDEIKTTVADLEEFYTENKDWHLGQAQFYAYIYALQNNLSEISIRLTYISQNNYAIRKFYDFDYNFEDLQRFVLKLVQTYYDHILIFLNHEEKLKKDLSSFDFPYSTYRKGQKELIQTIYDAADNEEFAYIEAPTGIGKTAATLYPYIKKMQDKGEKIFYLTSKNSIKKVVLETIKFFNTKGVTINAITINSKESLCINDKKRHCNPDECPFAVDYYQKVNAIIHAIYQEYPCLGFQDIISLSYRYQVCPFEFQLDLSTFYDVIIADYNHLFHPTAHLIRFFDEGPKNYYLLIDEAHNLPSRIRDMHSGQIDFYSFFLLYKDFRAISFNHKKMYRLIKKVMDYFLNLDINEFPQEDFFGNVLKVDGIPDELFLVLDKFLEEGKNFLQEGGKDVTDQFLDVYYKAKSFLSLPESDETYSYFFEISENGKLLKFNANCLDSRPFMRPAKNIFLSGTFFSATLTPQNFFLDLLKAEEKHEELFLPSPFPVENLKVLVNTNISTYYKDRDFTKKKIIQAILAFVGGKTGNYFVFFPSYKYMTAIVDIFPLSKNYNFYIQDAGMTTEKREEFLAHFEKNPTKTNIGFVVLGGVFSEGIDLIDDRLIGAIIIGVGLSMVNYENDALKNYYDLNSSDDEEKQGYLYSYVYPGINKFLQAAGRVIRSEFDKGMLLYIDMRYNTFPYRNILTEKYQNISYVYTEDEITQEVDDFWRNK